From the genome of Novosphingobium sp. TH158, one region includes:
- a CDS encoding 2-hydroxy-3-oxopropionate reductase: MNIGFIGLGIMGRPMAGHLLAAGHRLAVVKHRSDLPAELVEGGALVCANPREVAEASDVIITMVPDTPDVERVLFGADGVVHGLAVGKLVIDMSSIDPIATREFASLIAELGADYVDAPVSGGEVGARNAALTIMCGGTPEAFARALPLFEAMGKNITHVGGVGDGQVAKVANQIIVALNIEAVSEALVFAAKAGADPARVREALLGGFASSRVLEVHAERMIKRTFDPGFRIELHQKDLNLALGSARALGLSLPNTASTQQLFSACVAQGGAGWDHSGLVKAIETLGQFSLGE; encoded by the coding sequence ATGAATATCGGCTTTATCGGCCTTGGCATCATGGGCCGACCGATGGCGGGCCACCTGCTCGCCGCAGGACACCGCCTCGCAGTGGTCAAGCACCGTTCGGACCTGCCCGCCGAACTGGTCGAAGGCGGCGCGCTGGTCTGCGCCAATCCGCGCGAAGTGGCCGAAGCATCCGACGTCATCATCACCATGGTTCCCGATACGCCCGACGTCGAACGGGTGCTGTTCGGGGCCGATGGCGTGGTCCATGGCCTGGCGGTGGGAAAGCTGGTGATCGACATGAGCTCGATCGATCCGATCGCGACGCGTGAATTCGCCTCGCTCATCGCCGAACTGGGGGCGGACTATGTCGATGCACCGGTGTCGGGCGGCGAAGTCGGTGCCCGCAATGCCGCGCTGACCATCATGTGCGGCGGCACACCCGAAGCCTTTGCCCGGGCGCTTCCGCTGTTCGAGGCGATGGGCAAGAACATCACCCATGTCGGCGGGGTCGGCGATGGCCAGGTGGCCAAGGTCGCCAACCAGATCATCGTGGCGCTCAACATCGAGGCGGTGAGCGAAGCGCTCGTCTTCGCCGCCAAGGCCGGAGCCGATCCGGCGCGGGTGCGCGAGGCGCTGCTCGGCGGCTTTGCCTCGTCGCGCGTGCTCGAGGTTCATGCAGAGCGCATGATCAAGCGCACCTTCGATCCGGGTTTCCGCATCGAACTGCACCAGAAGGACCTGAACCTGGCACTTGGCAGCGCACGCGCGCTTGGCCTGTCGCTGCCCAACACGGCATCGACCCAGCAGCTGTTCAGCGCCTGCGTGGCGCAGGGCGGCGCGGGCTGGGATCATTCCGGACTGGTCAAGGCCATCGAAACGCTGGGGCAGTTCAGCCTTGGCGAATGA
- a CDS encoding FCD domain-containing protein — MANDRLGSPALTRYEPVMAVTSIRPEKLADAVARHIQELILEGALPPGERLLPERELAAKLDVSRPSLRDALEQLVERGMLMTDANGACYVSDKIGKSIRDPLMHLFDDARGRFDCMEFRAVVEAAAAGLAAERASEADREEITRCFGKMEAAHENGDMDAIAATDGDFHFAIYGAAHNVMLLQVMRSLESILRSNVYMNRRNLYEHRRDREEQLAEHRAIYEAIMARDAAGAEAASRQHMVSTMQTQREIHEEEQRLEAAIRRLARNELLATPKGKR; from the coding sequence TTGGCGAATGACCGGCTTGGTTCGCCGGCGCTGACGCGCTACGAACCGGTCATGGCAGTCACCTCGATCCGGCCCGAAAAGCTTGCCGACGCCGTCGCGCGGCACATCCAGGAGCTCATTCTGGAGGGCGCCCTGCCGCCCGGCGAACGCCTGCTGCCGGAACGCGAACTTGCCGCCAAGCTCGATGTCTCGCGCCCTTCGCTGCGCGATGCGCTGGAGCAACTGGTCGAGCGCGGCATGCTGATGACCGATGCCAACGGGGCCTGCTATGTCAGCGACAAGATCGGCAAGTCGATCCGCGACCCGCTGATGCACCTGTTCGACGATGCCCGCGGTCGGTTCGATTGCATGGAATTTCGCGCTGTCGTCGAAGCTGCGGCTGCCGGCCTTGCCGCCGAGCGCGCCTCCGAGGCGGACCGGGAGGAAATCACCCGCTGCTTCGGCAAGATGGAAGCCGCCCACGAAAACGGGGACATGGATGCAATTGCCGCCACCGACGGCGATTTCCACTTCGCCATCTATGGCGCAGCGCACAACGTGATGCTGCTGCAGGTGATGCGCAGCCTGGAATCGATCCTGCGCTCCAACGTCTACATGAACCGGCGCAACCTCTACGAACATCGTCGCGACCGCGAGGAGCAGCTGGCCGAACACCGCGCGATCTATGAGGCGATCATGGCCCGCGACGCCGCCGGAGCCGAAGCGGCTTCGCGCCAGCACATGGTTTCCACCATGCAGACCCAGCGCGAAATCCACGAAGAGGAACAGCGGCTCGAAGCGGCAATCCGCCGGTTGGCGCGCAATGAACTTCTCGCCACGCCCAAGGGCAAGCGCTGA
- a CDS encoding D-2-hydroxyacid dehydrogenase — MQGHTVVTTLRYQGAHWQGLRDALGEAEVLRFDSPESPGFAEALDRATIAILAKDPGIDILSAPNLRWIHVDHAGLNRAAKPEAFREGLVVTGSSGRSAPVLAEHALFFCLALAYRYPDFLDAQRAHRWGVPGQEDLRGLYGRTMGIVGLGNTGKELALRAKAFGMRVLGYRRRDAEAPAGVDKVFSADAGESLDTLLAESDFVVLALGLSDKTHRLIGERELQLIGPRGYLVNMARGPVVDEAALVRALHAGTIAGAGLDTFKVEPLPQDSPVWDAPNALITPHVTPAVPDRTARSLEIIVENIRRFEAGEPMLNPLTPEDLYTRG, encoded by the coding sequence ATGCAAGGGCACACGGTCGTTACAACACTGCGCTACCAGGGCGCACATTGGCAGGGGCTGCGCGATGCCCTTGGCGAGGCGGAGGTGCTGCGCTTCGACAGTCCGGAAAGTCCCGGCTTCGCCGAGGCGCTGGACCGCGCGACGATTGCCATCCTGGCCAAGGACCCGGGTATCGACATCCTGTCCGCGCCCAATTTGCGCTGGATCCATGTCGATCATGCCGGCCTCAACCGGGCAGCGAAGCCCGAGGCTTTCCGCGAGGGACTGGTCGTGACCGGGTCCTCGGGCCGATCGGCGCCGGTGCTGGCGGAACATGCGCTGTTCTTCTGCCTGGCGCTTGCCTATCGTTATCCCGATTTCCTCGATGCCCAGCGCGCGCACCGGTGGGGCGTGCCGGGGCAGGAAGACCTGCGCGGGCTTTATGGCCGCACCATGGGCATCGTCGGCCTGGGCAATACCGGCAAGGAACTGGCGCTGCGGGCCAAGGCCTTCGGCATGCGGGTGCTGGGTTACCGGCGGCGCGATGCTGAGGCGCCGGCCGGCGTGGACAAGGTATTCAGCGCAGATGCCGGCGAAAGCCTCGACACGCTGCTGGCCGAAAGCGATTTCGTAGTGCTGGCGCTCGGCTTGTCGGACAAGACCCACCGCCTGATCGGTGAGCGTGAACTGCAGCTGATCGGGCCCCGTGGCTATCTCGTCAATATGGCGCGCGGGCCTGTCGTCGATGAGGCGGCGCTGGTGCGCGCGCTCCATGCCGGCACGATTGCCGGGGCGGGGCTCGATACCTTCAAGGTCGAGCCACTGCCGCAGGACAGCCCGGTCTGGGACGCGCCGAACGCCCTGATCACCCCGCACGTCACACCTGCCGTGCCAGACCGCACGGCGCGTTCGCTGGAAATCATCGTCGAGAATATCCGGCGCTTCGAAGCGGGCGAACCGATGCTCAACCCCCTGACCCCCGAGGACCTTTACACCCGGGGGTAA
- a CDS encoding alpha-amylase family protein — MATDKQMWWEQPYRIVQTNLRLIDASLDPASLARQARDFGASAITFNVGGIYAFYPTELPLHARNPYITGDLTGEMLAAARREGLRMVGRFDLSKGTKLAYDAHPEWFVHNRAGEPQEYNGTYQACVNGGWAKDYALQILREGISRYDLDGAFFNMTGYQPVDYSGRNRGMCHCANCQSAFAGMFGRELPEREDFSDPAYADYILFKRRTSQAAAQNIYDTVKQLRPSTGIMGNGKGACDFMRLEIQRAVSRPAPEWPHQPGELARWGAAIGRGRAYSCASTNFLDYQWRYASETSHNHMLRFGQQIANGAQIDYYLLGLFDQPNREPLEPVHRFMEWHKANGEHLTGTRSAARVALYHSRTADLHAGATASGKTRNQCFRGAYRLLLEARIPFDFVSDEQMEDADIAEQLARYDVIVLPNTACMSDAEAAAFDAYVAAGGTVIATGETGLYDDRGNRRGEFALASFPAGAPREAIAGLETYFAIGEAELDFPETRLAHLDGWYFPAAAKPGAEAMLSLMPVQQYGPPELCFPQDLASAGPGVLTRAHGEGRVVWLPWLPEWLYFRDGLAEHRDLLAQLIKRATRAPIKLEGAGAIEVTVRDKGDCRMVHLVNYAGQRGSAYEEPPAIAGLRLGVRDVSGTGKALVSGAEIASGSVDAEGYCWIDVPPVKYFEVLVLPRAKA; from the coding sequence TTGGCGACTGACAAGCAAATGTGGTGGGAACAGCCCTACCGCATCGTGCAGACTAACCTGCGCCTGATCGATGCCAGCCTCGATCCGGCATCGCTGGCCCGGCAGGCGCGGGACTTTGGCGCAAGTGCTATTACCTTCAACGTGGGCGGGATCTATGCCTTCTATCCCACCGAGCTGCCGCTCCACGCCCGCAACCCCTACATCACCGGCGACCTGACCGGCGAAATGCTCGCCGCCGCGCGCCGTGAAGGCCTGCGCATGGTCGGTCGCTTCGATCTCTCCAAGGGAACGAAGCTGGCCTACGACGCGCACCCCGAATGGTTCGTGCACAACAGGGCAGGCGAACCGCAGGAGTACAACGGGACCTATCAGGCCTGCGTCAACGGTGGCTGGGCAAAGGACTACGCCCTGCAGATCCTGCGCGAAGGTATTTCGCGTTACGACCTCGACGGCGCCTTCTTCAACATGACCGGATACCAGCCGGTCGATTACAGCGGCCGGAACCGCGGCATGTGCCATTGCGCCAATTGCCAATCCGCCTTTGCCGGGATGTTCGGTCGGGAGCTGCCGGAGCGCGAGGACTTCAGCGATCCCGCCTATGCCGATTACATCCTGTTCAAGCGCCGCACGAGCCAGGCGGCGGCGCAGAACATCTACGACACGGTAAAGCAGCTGCGCCCCTCCACCGGGATCATGGGCAACGGCAAGGGTGCCTGCGATTTCATGCGGCTGGAAATCCAGCGCGCCGTCAGTCGCCCGGCACCCGAATGGCCGCATCAGCCGGGCGAACTTGCCCGCTGGGGCGCGGCGATCGGGCGGGGCCGTGCCTATTCCTGCGCCTCCACCAATTTCCTCGATTACCAGTGGCGCTATGCCTCGGAAACGTCGCACAACCACATGCTGCGCTTCGGCCAGCAGATCGCGAATGGCGCGCAGATCGACTATTACCTGCTTGGCCTTTTCGACCAGCCGAACCGCGAACCGCTTGAGCCGGTCCACCGCTTCATGGAATGGCACAAGGCCAATGGCGAGCACCTGACCGGCACGCGATCCGCCGCCCGCGTCGCGCTGTACCATTCGCGCACGGCGGACCTTCACGCCGGGGCAACCGCCAGCGGCAAGACGCGCAACCAGTGCTTCCGGGGGGCATACCGCCTGCTGCTGGAAGCGCGCATCCCGTTCGACTTCGTCAGCGACGAGCAGATGGAAGATGCCGACATTGCCGAGCAACTCGCCCGCTATGACGTGATCGTCCTGCCCAACACCGCCTGCATGAGCGATGCCGAAGCCGCAGCGTTCGATGCCTATGTCGCGGCAGGCGGCACGGTAATCGCCACGGGCGAAACCGGGCTTTACGACGATCGCGGCAACCGGCGCGGCGAATTCGCGCTTGCCTCTTTCCCTGCCGGGGCGCCTCGCGAAGCTATTGCCGGTCTTGAGACCTATTTCGCCATCGGCGAGGCTGAACTGGACTTTCCCGAAACCCGCCTTGCCCATCTCGACGGATGGTATTTCCCCGCCGCGGCCAAACCCGGTGCAGAAGCGATGCTCTCGCTGATGCCGGTCCAGCAATATGGCCCGCCCGAGCTCTGCTTCCCGCAGGATCTGGCTTCCGCCGGTCCGGGCGTGCTCACGCGGGCGCATGGCGAGGGGCGCGTTGTCTGGCTGCCCTGGCTTCCCGAATGGCTCTATTTCCGCGATGGCCTGGCCGAGCATCGTGATCTGCTGGCGCAGCTCATCAAGCGGGCAACTCGCGCACCGATTAAGCTTGAGGGTGCGGGCGCGATCGAGGTTACCGTGCGTGACAAGGGTGATTGCCGGATGGTCCACCTCGTCAACTACGCCGGCCAGCGCGGCAGTGCCTATGAGGAGCCGCCGGCGATTGCGGGCCTGCGACTTGGCGTGCGCGATGTCTCGGGCACCGGCAAGGCGCTGGTCAGCGGAGCGGAGATCGCGTCCGGGTCTGTCGATGCCGAAGGTTATTGCTGGATCGATGTGCCGCCGGTGAAGTACTTCGAAGTGCTCGTCCTGCCGCGGGCGAAAGCGTGA
- a CDS encoding TonB-dependent receptor domain-containing protein — protein sequence MKKHLQTLAAGTALALILAAAPAQAQEAEAAADEAGDASAKEEIVVTGTSIRGLVKPVGASTVAVDREEVKATGVTSTVDLLANIPQIRNFGGAPAGQASATQSFAIPALRNLPNTQPGDGTLFLWNGNRMVGGGFSTRPDPAVIPTSAIDRVEVVLGGGSAIYGSDAVAGTINFVIRKTLDGAEVRGTYGMADEYSQFNMSGAWGKVWDTGNVLVAVDYSGHSNILGSDRSFVSNDLRSRGGSDFRLTSCAVPNVVVGTTTYAYPNWSTTANRCDPNDYQDIYPHERRWSVLGSFNQQITDNLEFGVDAYFSKRNDQFFFQQTAATGTIRSTGTRANPYFQTPVPGTTSQTVNFTFGSVFGNSVISDQDFKTWQVMPSLKWTIGGGWRGVATFNYGYGDGTVNQGDINPAYKLALDPGATGAPLTTATALNPFNLSQTNPALLEQIRNWNKYTHRDHETVHSKIVFDGPLFAAPGGDVKLAVGGERYWEDQYSIEAVGPLGKEDPALAGGIAYRDRTVYSAFAEVVLPLFSAENAVSGFQSLILNISGRYDDYSDFGGTFNPKIAGTWTPVDGIALRASYGTAFVAPSLNSMAKPPSVVLSSTTSTALIPPGGNSNLPMATIQGGNPGLKAETARTFDVGIDFTPAFAPGLKASVTYYWISMKNVVAGPNTSQFLTTPAYAGYYVIPTGTDAQKLAQINAFHGLSGLPIEGGGSVDRLGIPQIVVDSRTANLGESRISGIDYSLQYRIDTGIGTFTPAIAGTHGIKLDLSNPSGAPFVNQFLNGNPRDAFTASLNYSSGPVKARVAWDYLGGYPVLGVTNQTYVESFQTVNLYASYELPRQGILEGTTISVNIDNLLDEKPSFINRATGTGQIGGVGQGSFIGRFFSVSLEKKF from the coding sequence ATGAAGAAGCACCTGCAGACGCTCGCAGCCGGGACTGCCCTGGCATTGATCCTTGCCGCGGCTCCTGCCCAGGCGCAGGAGGCAGAGGCTGCCGCGGATGAAGCCGGCGATGCTTCGGCCAAAGAGGAAATCGTCGTCACCGGCACGTCGATCCGCGGACTGGTTAAGCCCGTGGGCGCCTCCACCGTCGCCGTCGATCGCGAGGAAGTGAAGGCAACCGGCGTCACCAGCACGGTGGACCTGCTGGCCAACATCCCGCAGATCCGCAACTTCGGTGGCGCGCCGGCCGGCCAGGCATCGGCCACGCAGTCCTTCGCAATCCCCGCGCTGCGCAACCTGCCTAACACGCAGCCCGGCGATGGCACGCTGTTCCTGTGGAACGGCAACCGCATGGTCGGCGGCGGCTTCAGCACCCGGCCCGATCCCGCGGTCATCCCCACTTCGGCGATCGACCGTGTCGAAGTGGTGCTTGGCGGCGGTTCGGCCATTTACGGGTCCGACGCCGTGGCCGGGACGATCAACTTCGTGATCCGCAAGACGCTCGACGGCGCAGAGGTGCGCGGCACCTATGGCATGGCGGACGAATACAGCCAGTTCAACATGAGCGGCGCCTGGGGCAAGGTCTGGGACACCGGCAATGTCCTCGTTGCGGTCGATTATTCGGGGCACTCGAACATTCTCGGTTCGGACCGCAGCTTCGTCTCGAATGACCTGCGTTCGCGCGGCGGCAGCGACTTCCGCCTCACCAGCTGCGCGGTGCCCAACGTGGTGGTGGGTACGACGACCTACGCCTATCCGAACTGGTCGACGACGGCGAACCGCTGCGATCCGAATGACTACCAGGACATCTATCCGCACGAACGGCGGTGGAGCGTGCTGGGTTCGTTCAACCAGCAGATCACCGACAACCTCGAATTCGGCGTGGATGCCTATTTCTCGAAGCGGAACGACCAGTTCTTCTTCCAGCAGACGGCGGCGACGGGCACGATCCGATCCACGGGAACGCGGGCCAATCCCTATTTCCAGACCCCGGTTCCGGGAACCACCTCGCAGACGGTCAACTTCACCTTCGGCAGCGTCTTCGGCAATTCGGTGATCTCTGACCAGGACTTCAAGACCTGGCAGGTGATGCCCAGCCTGAAGTGGACCATCGGCGGCGGCTGGCGCGGGGTTGCCACCTTCAACTATGGCTACGGCGATGGCACCGTGAATCAGGGTGACATCAACCCGGCTTACAAGCTGGCCCTGGATCCCGGAGCGACCGGCGCGCCGCTGACGACTGCAACCGCGCTCAATCCGTTCAACCTTTCGCAGACCAATCCGGCCCTGCTTGAACAGATCCGCAACTGGAACAAGTACACCCACCGTGATCACGAGACGGTCCATTCCAAGATCGTGTTCGATGGCCCGCTGTTCGCGGCGCCCGGCGGCGACGTGAAGCTGGCGGTGGGCGGCGAGCGGTATTGGGAAGACCAGTACAGCATCGAAGCGGTCGGGCCGCTCGGCAAGGAGGATCCGGCCCTGGCCGGCGGCATCGCCTATCGCGATCGCACGGTCTATTCGGCCTTCGCCGAAGTGGTGCTGCCGCTGTTCAGCGCAGAGAATGCGGTGTCCGGTTTCCAGAGCCTGATCCTGAACATCTCGGGCCGCTACGATGACTATTCCGACTTTGGCGGCACCTTCAATCCGAAGATCGCCGGCACCTGGACGCCGGTGGACGGCATCGCACTTCGCGCCAGCTACGGCACCGCGTTCGTCGCGCCGAGCCTGAACTCGATGGCCAAGCCGCCTTCGGTCGTGCTGTCGTCCACCACGTCGACGGCGCTGATCCCGCCGGGCGGCAATTCGAACCTGCCGATGGCGACAATCCAGGGCGGCAATCCAGGCCTCAAGGCTGAAACCGCCCGCACCTTCGACGTGGGCATCGATTTTACGCCTGCCTTTGCGCCGGGGCTGAAAGCCAGTGTGACCTATTACTGGATCAGCATGAAGAATGTGGTTGCAGGCCCCAATACCAGCCAGTTCCTGACAACCCCGGCCTATGCCGGTTACTACGTGATCCCCACCGGCACGGATGCGCAGAAGCTGGCGCAGATCAACGCCTTCCACGGCCTGTCCGGCCTGCCGATCGAAGGCGGCGGCTCGGTCGACCGCCTCGGCATTCCGCAGATCGTCGTGGATTCGCGCACTGCGAACCTTGGGGAATCGCGCATTTCCGGGATCGATTACTCGCTGCAGTACCGTATCGACACCGGCATCGGCACCTTCACGCCGGCGATTGCCGGCACTCACGGTATCAAGCTGGACCTGTCCAACCCGTCGGGCGCGCCCTTCGTCAACCAGTTCCTGAACGGTAATCCGCGCGATGCCTTCACCGCGTCGCTCAACTATTCCAGCGGTCCGGTCAAAGCGCGCGTCGCGTGGGATTACCTTGGCGGTTATCCGGTGCTGGGCGTGACCAACCAGACCTATGTGGAATCCTTCCAGACGGTGAACCTCTACGCCAGCTACGAGCTGCCCAGGCAGGGAATCCTCGAAGGAACGACGATCTCGGTCAACATCGACAACCTGCTCGATGAAAAGCCGTCATTCATCAACCGCGCCACGGGCACGGGGCAGATTGGCGGCGTTGGCCAGGGCTCTTTCATCGGCCGGTTCTTCAGCGTCAGTCTCGAAAAGAAGTTCTGA
- a CDS encoding MFS transporter → MKEFRLNWTVVLATFIGIATGNALSHYTMSLFAPELIKEFGWSKAQFALVSALPLITAVITPLAGRFTDKFGARVAASIGLAAMSLGFFALSTLNGNIYEFFAIWLLQHIFGVMSTSLVFARIIVDRFDRARGTALSLLMMGPPLSGAVVAPILGWIIAADGWRAGFVSLAAASAVGGTICIFFLGRIAKRQADTGEVRNPRLSLAELGAIARQPAFLLIVGGMFMINIAQPFAASQLKLVVLSKGISDSAGTWMVSLYATGVIIGRAIFGIALDRISANKVALFGLSLPAVGFAILGMPGMTVSLCAAGIMLIGIAQGAEGDIGGYLVSRHFNLRNFSLVFAFVKSGLDAGGAIGALILSFTLAMSGGSYDAFIWICAGTTLVGAFLFFLTGADRTTRDPGTVLETEAN, encoded by the coding sequence ATGAAGGAGTTCCGGCTCAACTGGACGGTCGTCCTGGCGACCTTCATCGGCATCGCCACCGGCAATGCGCTCAGCCATTATACGATGAGCCTCTTCGCCCCCGAACTCATCAAGGAGTTTGGCTGGTCCAAGGCGCAGTTCGCGCTTGTCAGTGCATTGCCGCTGATCACGGCCGTAATCACCCCGCTTGCCGGGCGGTTTACGGACAAGTTTGGCGCGCGTGTGGCAGCGAGCATTGGGCTTGCCGCAATGTCCTTGGGATTTTTCGCTCTCAGCACGCTCAATGGCAACATATACGAATTTTTCGCAATCTGGCTGTTGCAGCACATCTTCGGCGTGATGAGCACTTCGCTTGTCTTCGCACGAATCATTGTCGATCGGTTCGACAGGGCGCGCGGCACTGCTCTGTCGCTCCTGATGATGGGCCCGCCTTTGTCGGGCGCTGTGGTCGCCCCCATTCTCGGGTGGATAATCGCCGCCGATGGCTGGCGAGCGGGGTTCGTCTCTCTCGCCGCTGCGTCGGCTGTTGGCGGGACGATCTGCATTTTCTTCCTCGGGCGCATCGCGAAGCGCCAGGCAGACACAGGAGAGGTTCGCAATCCGCGTTTGTCGCTGGCAGAACTCGGCGCCATCGCGCGTCAACCGGCATTCCTGCTGATTGTTGGCGGCATGTTCATGATCAACATTGCCCAACCCTTTGCCGCTTCTCAGTTGAAGCTGGTGGTGCTGTCCAAGGGAATCAGCGATTCAGCGGGAACGTGGATGGTCTCGCTCTATGCGACCGGGGTCATTATTGGCCGGGCGATTTTCGGCATCGCACTCGATCGCATATCGGCAAACAAGGTGGCCCTTTTTGGACTTAGCCTGCCTGCCGTTGGCTTCGCCATTCTCGGTATGCCCGGCATGACCGTTTCGCTATGCGCCGCTGGGATCATGCTCATCGGCATCGCGCAGGGTGCTGAAGGAGACATCGGTGGCTACCTTGTCTCGCGTCACTTCAATCTGCGTAATTTCAGCCTGGTGTTCGCCTTCGTGAAGTCCGGGCTTGATGCTGGTGGAGCTATCGGAGCCCTGATCCTGAGCTTCACGCTGGCTATGAGCGGCGGCAGCTACGACGCGTTCATATGGATATGCGCGGGGACCACGCTGGTCGGCGCCTTCCTGTTCTTCCTTACCGGAGCTGATCGAACAACGCGGGACCCCGGAACAGTGCTTGAGACTGAGGCAAATTAG
- a CDS encoding FAD-linked oxidase C-terminal domain-containing protein, translating to MSLKMPDVCRATIARRLEIAAELRRIVPDGVICTETELKAYESDGLTAYRQPPLVVVLPQNTEQVSQVMAWCHAEGINVVPRGAGTSLSGGALPLADGVLLGLSRMNRIVEIDYLDRVAVVQPGVTNLAVTRAVEADGFYYAPDPSSQIACTIGGNIAENSGGVHCLKYGLTTNNVLGVEMVLADGEVIRLGGRGLEPEGLDLLGVVVGSEGLLGVVTEITVRILPAPEMARAILLGFPDTRSAGDCVAAIIAEGIIPAGMEMMDRPATQAAEAFVQAGYPLDVEALLIVEVDGPPIECDILLARIAEIAASHGASTSRISQDEEERLRFWAGRKAAFPAVGRLAPDYYCMDGTIPRKRLSEVLERMAQLSDHYGLGVANVFHAGDGNLHPLVLYDANQPGQLDKAEAFGADILRMCVEVGGVLTGEHGVGVEKRDLMPAMFDETDLAHQQRIKCAFDPELKLNPGKVFPQLHRCAELGRMHVHHGALPHPELPRF from the coding sequence ATGTCATTGAAAATGCCCGATGTATGCCGCGCGACCATTGCCCGCCGCCTGGAGATCGCGGCGGAATTGCGCCGCATCGTGCCCGACGGGGTCATCTGCACCGAGACAGAGCTCAAGGCTTACGAGTCCGACGGGTTGACCGCCTATCGCCAGCCGCCGCTGGTTGTCGTCCTGCCGCAGAACACCGAACAGGTCTCGCAAGTCATGGCCTGGTGCCATGCCGAGGGCATCAATGTGGTGCCGCGCGGAGCAGGAACTTCGCTTTCCGGCGGAGCCCTGCCGCTGGCAGACGGGGTGCTGCTGGGCCTGTCACGGATGAACCGGATCGTCGAGATCGACTACCTGGACCGGGTGGCCGTGGTCCAGCCGGGCGTGACCAACCTTGCCGTCACGCGGGCCGTGGAAGCTGACGGGTTCTACTATGCCCCGGATCCGTCCAGCCAGATTGCCTGCACGATCGGCGGCAACATCGCCGAGAATTCCGGCGGGGTGCATTGCCTGAAATACGGGCTGACGACCAACAACGTGCTGGGCGTGGAAATGGTGCTGGCCGATGGCGAAGTCATCCGGCTTGGCGGTCGGGGTCTGGAACCGGAGGGCCTGGACCTGCTTGGCGTGGTTGTCGGCTCCGAAGGCCTGCTTGGCGTGGTGACCGAGATCACCGTCCGCATCCTGCCGGCCCCGGAGATGGCCCGAGCCATCCTGCTGGGCTTTCCCGACACGCGATCGGCCGGCGATTGCGTTGCCGCGATCATTGCCGAAGGCATCATTCCGGCGGGCATGGAAATGATGGACCGCCCCGCGACCCAGGCTGCCGAAGCCTTCGTCCAGGCGGGCTATCCGCTCGATGTCGAAGCCTTGCTCATCGTCGAGGTCGATGGCCCGCCGATCGAGTGCGATATCCTGCTGGCCCGCATTGCCGAAATCGCCGCCAGCCACGGCGCCTCGACCTCGCGCATATCGCAGGACGAGGAAGAGCGCCTGCGCTTCTGGGCAGGCCGCAAGGCTGCCTTCCCGGCGGTGGGCCGGCTTGCTCCCGATTACTATTGCATGGACGGGACGATCCCCCGCAAGCGGCTCAGCGAGGTGCTTGAGCGCATGGCGCAGCTTTCCGACCATTACGGGCTGGGCGTCGCCAACGTGTTCCATGCCGGCGATGGCAACCTGCACCCGCTGGTCCTCTACGATGCCAACCAGCCCGGCCAGCTCGACAAGGCAGAGGCATTCGGTGCCGACATCCTGCGGATGTGCGTGGAAGTGGGCGGGGTGCTGACCGGGGAGCACGGCGTTGGCGTGGAAAAGCGCGACCTGATGCCCGCGATGTTCGACGAGACCGACCTTGCCCACCAGCAGCGCATCAAGTGCGCCTTCGATCCGGAGCTGAAGCTCAATCCGGGCAAGGTCTTCCCCCAGCTGCACCGCTGCGCCGAACTGGGCCGGATGCACGTGCATCACGGGGCTCTGCCCCATCCCGAACTACCGCGGTTCTGA